The Streptomyces sp. DG1A-41 genomic sequence GGCCCTTTCGGCCGTGGACTCCTCGGCGGTGCCGGCCGCCGGGCTCTCGCTGTCCCGCTCCCGCGCCCGCCGCTCACCCTGCCGCCGGCCCCGGTGCAGGCCGAAGTAGTAGGCGAGGACGCCGGCGCCCAGGGCCGCCTGGAGGGAGAACAGCGCCGACTCGATCTCGCCGGACGGCGGTTCGTACAGGGGCGAGAACCAGGGCTCGTAGTCCGGCTCGATCTCGGTGATCGCGGTCTCCGCCTCGCCGTCGGCGCCCGTGAACGGCTCCTCCTTGTGGTCGCCGAGACCCAGCGCCAGCGGTAGCACGGCGAGCGCGGCCACGGCGAGCAGCAGCAGGACGTTGATCTTCGTGTTCCTGCTCATCGGGCCACCGCCTCGGTCTCGCTCGGGGACTGCTTCTTGGCGAGGAGCACACCCAGCCGGGTCAGTTCGCCCTTGCTGGACTGCACCAGCAGTCGCATCACGAGCACCGTCAGCAGCCCCTCGCTCACCGCGAGCGGGATCTGGGTGACGGCGAAGATGGAGCCGAACTTGCCGAGCGCACCCAGGAACCCGCTGCCCGGGTCGGGGAACGCGAGCGCCAGTTGCACGCTGGTGACGCAGTAGGTGGACAGGTCGGCGACGAACGCCGCGAAGAACACGGCGACCATCAGCGGCACGTCGTACCGCCGCAGCAGCCGGTACACCGCGTATCCCGCCCAGGGCCCGACGATCGCCATGGAGAAGACGTTGGCGCCGAGCGTGGTCAGACCGCCGTGCGCGAGCAGCAGTGCCTGGAAGAGCAGGGTGATGGTGCCCAGCACCGCCATGACGGGCGGCCGGAACAGGATGGCTCCCAGGCCCGTGCCGGTGGGGTGGGAGCAGCTGCCGGTGACGGACGGCAGTTTCAGAGCGGACAGGACGAACGTGAAGGCGCCGGAGGCGCCGAGGAGCAGGGTGCTCTCGGGGTGCTCGCGCACCTCACGGGTGAGCGACCGGACTCCGTGGACGACGAACGGCGCAGACGCGACACCCCAGGCGACCGCGTGCGCCGGAGGCAGGAAACCCTCGGCAATGTGCATGGCTCAGCAGACCCTCTCCAGCACCTCGTGGATGGTTGACGCGCCTTGGCCGGTCTCCTGGCTCACGGGTCCCACCGCCCGTGCTCCGCCTTCCCGGGTCCGTGAGGACCCAGTGGCTGCCCGTGAGGGCTGGAGCCGGACTTCCCGATCACAGTGGCGAGGGCCGCACCGGCATCACACCGGATTTCCCGTTCACCAAGGCGTGGTGACAGTAATGCCGAGATAAGGGCCATGACAAGCCAGCCGAGGGGGCGCGCGAGGGGGCGCGTGAAGGGGCGACCGCTCGCACACCGGGGCGGGACGACTCAGTCGTCGGCCTCGTCGCCCTCGTCCTCCCCGTTCTCCCCGGACCGCGGAGGCTGTTCCTGCTTGGGCTTGTCCGCCTTCTCCGGTGGGCTGCTGCTCGCCTCCGGCGTCGGGCTCGTAGAGCTGGGCGTCGGTTCGGCGAGGGTCGGGGTGTCGGGTGCCGTGGGGGAGGGGGTGACATCGGCCACTGTGCCGGCGGCTGGAGTCGTGGCGGTCGCCGGGGCGGACGCGAGGTGGCCGGTGGAGTCGGGGGACGAGGTGGCGGCCGGGCTGCTCGCGGACGGGGACGCGTCGGGCTCCGTGCCCTCCGTCGCGGTGTCGTCGGGCGAGAACCACAGCATGCCGGCGAGCGTCGCGGCGAGGAAGAGCGCCGCCGCGGCCACCGCCGCGGCCGTTCTCCGGTGGTCGCCGAGGCCGTTGCGGGGTGCGGCGCGACGTGAACGCCCGCCCGGGGCGGTGCGGGACCCCGTGGGCAGCGCGTGCGTGGCCGTGCTGCCGGTGTCGGTCGCCGCGTAGGGTCCCGGCCCGGAGGACGGCACCGGAGACGCCGCCTCCGGCAGCGGCTCGGGCAGCCCCCGCCAGGCGCCGCCGGCGAACCACTCGGCGGCCTGCCGCGCCGTGGGCCGGTCATCGGGCTGCTTGGCGAGCAGGGCGAGGAGGTAACTCTCGAAGGCCGGCGGCAGACCGGCGACACCGAGGTCGCGGGGCGGTACGGGGGCGTTGTCGAGATGCTGGTGGAGGAGTGCGACGGCGGTGTCGGCCTGGAACGGCGGTCGGCCGCTGAGGAGCTGGTAGAGCACGCACCCCAGGGAGTACATGTCGGAGGCGGGACCCGCGGGCAGGCCCAGGGCGCGCTCGGGCGCGAGGTAGAGGCCGGTGCCGACGATCTGGCCGGTGGCGGTGAGCGCGGCGCCCGGGTCGTCGAGGAAGCGCGCGATGCCGAAGTCGCCGATCTTCAGCGTGCCGCCCGCGTCCAGCAGGAGGTTGGCGGGTTTGACGTCCCGGTGCACGATGCCCTGCTCGTGCGCGGCGGCGAGTCCGGCGGCGGCCTGCGCGGCGAGTTCCGCCACGCGCTCGGCCGGGAGCGCGCCGGAGACGGACAGCACCCGGGCGAGGCTGTCGCCCTCGACCAGCTCCATCACCAGGTACAGCCGGTGGTCGTACTCGCCGAAGTCCAGGACCCCGACCACGTTGGGATGGTTCAGACGCCCGGCCGTCTGGGCCTCCAGGCGGAACCGGGAGGCCGCCGTCGCGTCCGTGTCCTGAGGCAGCAGCAGCTTGACGGCCACCGCTCTGGCGAGCGTCTCGTCGTACGCACGCCAGACCTCTCCCATTCCGCCGCGCCCGATCTCAACATCCAGCCGGTAGCGGCCCGCTAGCAGCACTCGTCCTCGTCCTATGCTCGTGGGAAGGTCCTCGCCGCAGGCCGTAACTCCCCGCGTCCGAGCGAGGGTTGGTGGGGGTGCCGCAGCCGACCCAGGATACTGGCGCCGCGTGACCACCGTTCCCCGGTGCGGTGACGCGGGACGGTACGGCTCCGGAAATCGGGGGAGCGGAGAAGTCGCCCGCCGGCGTGATGCTGCGGCGCGCGTGGTTGCCGGGGCTTCGTCTCAGCGCCCGGGCGTGCTGTCAGGCCGCCGCGCCCGCTTCTCCCGGCGCGGCAGCAGCGCCACCGCCAGGGCGGGTATGGCCGCGAGGACCAGCCAGGGCACCGCGGCCGGGAGGTCCGTGTCGAGCAGGGAGCCGGTGGCCGCGCTGCCGGCGAGGACGATCAGGCCCGAGACGGACGACAGGGCGCCCATGTAGAGGCCGATCCGGCCCTCCGCGGCGAGGTCGGGCACCCAGGCGCGGGCGGCGGGCACGACCAGCATCTGCCCCACGGTGAGCAGCACGACGAAGCCCGCGGCCGGCAGCAGCCCGGCGGCACCCGTCCAGCCCGCGGGGCGCGCCGCGGCCACCACCGCGAAACCGGATGCGATCAGCAGCAGCCCGGCGGTCATGGAGCGGCGCAGGTCGAGCCGGTCGCCCACCCAGCGCGTCACGGGTAGTTGAGCGAACACCACCAGCACCGAGGACAGGGCGAACAGCCAGGACAGCGGAGCCTGGGAGCCCGCCGCGCGCTGTACCTCGTCCGGCAGGGCCAGATACAGCTGGTTGTAGGCCAGCAGGTACGTGCCGTACGCGCAGCACAGGGCCAGGAAACGGCGGTTGCGCAGCAGCACGCGCGCCCCGCCCCGCTCCCGGACGCGGACCCTGCCGGGGATGTGCTGCGGCATCAACCACAGGTGCCCGGCGAGGACGAGCACGAACACCGCGGCACCCGCGAGGCACACGGTGCGGAAGTCGACGGCGAGCAACAGCGCGCCGAGCAGCGGTCCGGCGAAGGCCCCGATCTGGCCCGCCACGCTGAACAGCGCCAGGACGCGGGTGCGCGAGCCGTGCCCGTCCTCCTCCCAGACCACGGCCTGGCGGGCCACCTCGGACTCCACGGCGGGCGAGAACAGCGCGGCGGCGAAACCGATCACCAGCACGGCGCCGATCACGGCCCAGCTCGCCGCCGCGTACCCGAGCCATGCGAACCCGGCGATCCGCAGCACGCAGCCGGCCAGTACGACCGGGCGTACGCCGTAGCGGTCGACGAGCGAGCCGCCGACCACGAACAGGCCCTGCTGGCTGAAGGTGCGCAGGCCGAGGACGAAGCCGACAAGCCAGCCCGCCATGCCGATCGCGGTGCCGAGGTGTTCGGCGAGGAACGGCAGCACGGCGTAGAAGCCGATGTTGAAGGCGAGCTGGGTGAGGATCAGCAGCCGCAGCAGCGGGGACAGCTCCTTCCAGAGCCGCCAGGTGCTCTCGCGCGGGGCCTCGGGCGTCCCGCCGTCGGGTGTCTCGTCGCCGGAGGTACGGGTGGCCCGGCGGGCCAGGACGTGGGATATGAGGCCTGTCATCGTTCTTCCGTCGGTGAGGGGGACACGGAGGTCAGGAGGGCGTCGGGGCGGTTCGCCTGCCGCCGCGGGGCCGGCACGACCCGGCCGCCGGGCGGCCCCGCCGGGCTGTCGGCCCTCCCACGGAGCCGGGGCAGTCGTACGCCGCCGGCGGCCGTCACCG encodes the following:
- a CDS encoding energy-coupling factor ABC transporter permease, with amino-acid sequence MHIAEGFLPPAHAVAWGVASAPFVVHGVRSLTREVREHPESTLLLGASGAFTFVLSALKLPSVTGSCSHPTGTGLGAILFRPPVMAVLGTITLLFQALLLAHGGLTTLGANVFSMAIVGPWAGYAVYRLLRRYDVPLMVAVFFAAFVADLSTYCVTSVQLALAFPDPGSGFLGALGKFGSIFAVTQIPLAVSEGLLTVLVMRLLVQSSKGELTRLGVLLAKKQSPSETEAVAR
- a CDS encoding MFS transporter; amino-acid sequence: MTGLISHVLARRATRTSGDETPDGGTPEAPRESTWRLWKELSPLLRLLILTQLAFNIGFYAVLPFLAEHLGTAIGMAGWLVGFVLGLRTFSQQGLFVVGGSLVDRYGVRPVVLAGCVLRIAGFAWLGYAAASWAVIGAVLVIGFAAALFSPAVESEVARQAVVWEEDGHGSRTRVLALFSVAGQIGAFAGPLLGALLLAVDFRTVCLAGAAVFVLVLAGHLWLMPQHIPGRVRVRERGGARVLLRNRRFLALCCAYGTYLLAYNQLYLALPDEVQRAAGSQAPLSWLFALSSVLVVFAQLPVTRWVGDRLDLRRSMTAGLLLIASGFAVVAAARPAGWTGAAGLLPAAGFVVLLTVGQMLVVPAARAWVPDLAAEGRIGLYMGALSSVSGLIVLAGSAATGSLLDTDLPAAVPWLVLAAIPALAVALLPRREKRARRPDSTPGR
- a CDS encoding energy-coupling factor ABC transporter substrate-binding protein translates to MSRNTKINVLLLLAVAALAVLPLALGLGDHKEEPFTGADGEAETAITEIEPDYEPWFSPLYEPPSGEIESALFSLQAALGAGVLAYYFGLHRGRRQGERRARERDSESPAAGTAEESTAERA
- a CDS encoding serine/threonine-protein kinase, whose protein sequence is MLLAGRYRLDVEIGRGGMGEVWRAYDETLARAVAVKLLLPQDTDATAASRFRLEAQTAGRLNHPNVVGVLDFGEYDHRLYLVMELVEGDSLARVLSVSGALPAERVAELAAQAAAGLAAAHEQGIVHRDVKPANLLLDAGGTLKIGDFGIARFLDDPGAALTATGQIVGTGLYLAPERALGLPAGPASDMYSLGCVLYQLLSGRPPFQADTAVALLHQHLDNAPVPPRDLGVAGLPPAFESYLLALLAKQPDDRPTARQAAEWFAGGAWRGLPEPLPEAASPVPSSGPGPYAATDTGSTATHALPTGSRTAPGGRSRRAAPRNGLGDHRRTAAAVAAAALFLAATLAGMLWFSPDDTATEGTEPDASPSASSPAATSSPDSTGHLASAPATATTPAAGTVADVTPSPTAPDTPTLAEPTPSSTSPTPEASSSPPEKADKPKQEQPPRSGENGEDEGDEADD